GATGGTGGGCGATGACCCGGCCTCCAGGATTTACGTCCGCACCAAGCACAAGGTCGCCGAAAAACTCGGCATTCGTTCCGACCTGGTCATACTGCCCGGGGACGCATCACAAACACTGGTCCTGGAGCGGTTGCGGAAATTGAACCGGGATGACGACGTTGACGCCGTACTCGTCCAGATTCCCCTGCCGGCCGGCCTGGATACATGGGCCGTGCTGGATGAGATCGATCCGCGTAAGGATGTGGATCGCTTTCATCCGTTGAACCTGGGGCGGGTCATGACGGGGGAAGCCGACCTGTTTCCCTGTACCCCCGCTGGTGTATTGCGTCTGCTGGATCACCACGGAGTAGATCTGAAAGGGATCAACGCCGTTGTCGTTGGCCGGAGTTTTATCGTGGGCAAACCCCTGGCCGCCATGTTGACCAATCATCATGCCACGGTAACGGTTTGTCATACCCGTACCCGTGACCTGGCCGCCCGTATCCGCGAGGCGGAACTGGTGGTGGCAGCCGCGGGACAGCCGGGAATCATAAAGGCGGACATGGTTTGTTCCGGCGCCGTATTGGTGGATGTCGGCACCACTTTCCTGGATCAGCGTGAAGAGGTGGAACGGCTGTGTCCCCCTGACCAGTTGCGACGGTTTGAGCGCAAAGGCAACGCCATCGCCGGCGATATCCACTGGACGGCATGGGAAAAGAGTGCCTGGT
The window above is part of the Candidatus Aminicenantes bacterium genome. Proteins encoded here:
- a CDS encoding bifunctional 5,10-methylenetetrahydrofolate dehydrogenase/5,10-methenyltetrahydrofolate cyclohydrolase, with the translated sequence MGVLDGQALAVKIREQVGREVTRLREATNRTPGLTVLMVGDDPASRIYVRTKHKVAEKLGIRSDLVILPGDASQTLVLERLRKLNRDDDVDAVLVQIPLPAGLDTWAVLDEIDPRKDVDRFHPLNLGRVMTGEADLFPCTPAGVLRLLDHHGVDLKGINAVVVGRSFIVGKPLAAMLTNHHATVTVCHTRTRDLAARIREAELVVAAAGQPGIIKADMVCSGAVLVDVGTTFLDQREEVERLCPPDQLRRFERKGNAIAGDIHWTAWEKSAWYTPVPGGIGPMTVAMLMENTLELFRARGRRLQWPGMP